From a single Phragmites australis chromosome 7, lpPhrAust1.1, whole genome shotgun sequence genomic region:
- the LOC133923389 gene encoding transcription factor GHD7-like, which yields MSGPTCGVCGTAACCPHHLHAGADLNSRAFSIFPIVVHDQAGMQPPGSLHEFEFFGHEDHESVAWLFDDDPPLAVGGNDRSPVENHRHQRPSTFDPFRPQYQPGNGLTFEVSLGQGEVDAGLGLGSGARHMVTAASATIMSFCGSTFTDSASSRPKEPILIDSLLQRPVDPAAVEREAKVMRYKEKKKRRRYEKQIRYASRKAYAEMRPRVKGRFAKVPDVNVKLVVG from the exons ATGTCGGGGCCAACGTGCGGCGTGTGCGGCACGGCTGCCTGCTGCCCGCACCACTTGCACGCCGGCGCAGACCTCAACAGCCGAGCCTTCTCCATCTTCCCCATCGTCGTTCATGATCAGGCCGGTATGCAGCCGCCGGGGAGCCTGCACGAGTTCGAGTTCTTTGGCCACGAGGACCATGAAAGCGTTGCCTGGCTCTTCGACGACGACCCGCCGCTGGCCGTCGGTGGTAATGACCGGTCCCCAGTTGAGAACCACCGTCACCAGAGGCCATCGACGTTTGACCCGTTTAGGCCGCAATACCAACCTGGGAACGGGCTCACCTTCGAGGTGTCGCTTGGCCAAGGAGAGGTGGACGCTGGCCTGGGCCTCGGCAGCGGTGCCCGGCACATGGTGACGGCGGCAAGCGCCACCATC ATGTCATTCTGTGGGAGCACATTCACGGACTCTGCGAGCTCGAGGCCAAAGGAGCCGATCCTGATCGATAGTCTGCTGCAAAGGCCAGTAGATCCAGCAGCGGTAGAGAGGGAGGCAAAGGTGATGAGgtacaaggagaagaagaagaggaggcgcTATGAAAAACAGATCCGGTACGCGTCCAGGAAAGCCTACGCGGAGATGAGGCCTCGAGTGAAAGGCCGCTTCGCCAAGGTACCCGATGTTAATGTTAAACTTGTTGTCGGTTGA